From a region of the Butyrivibrio sp. AE3004 genome:
- a CDS encoding sensor histidine kinase, producing MTIEIQSLLALNATLILQILGLSAVVLADKYIRKKDRMILLENIILIFSVIIVTQIESFSQHDKSLYFLRLVTSIFCYVIRPVIIVLFIRLLSDNKRPWILVVLNTIIYFSAFFSGIAFKITKDNLFIRGPLGYSCHIICGILLIWHIYLTLKKYRSEKRRLNYIPITVTLIIILGAIADSVSNFDARISFLTVSVVTGSLFYYIWLHLRFVREHEKAIENERRIEIMMSQIQPHFMFNTLSTIQALCLTDPKKAFSTAEKFGTYLRNNIGSLDKNELVPFDKEFEHTRVYIEIETIRFPNIKVDYDIEEEDFELPALTLQPIVENAIRHGVRIRKNGSIWITVKRENNFNLICVQDNGKGFDLEAYEKSDEMHYGLKTIRDRVENLCNGELIIESEIDKGTTVTIKVPVRGEYK from the coding sequence ATGACTATTGAAATACAGAGTCTTTTGGCTTTAAATGCTACATTGATACTGCAGATTTTGGGGTTATCTGCAGTTGTATTGGCAGATAAATATATCAGAAAAAAGGACAGAATGATATTGCTTGAGAATATCATTCTGATTTTTTCTGTTATTATAGTAACTCAGATTGAGAGTTTCTCTCAGCATGATAAATCATTATATTTTTTACGGCTTGTAACAAGTATTTTCTGTTATGTTATAAGGCCTGTTATAATTGTCCTGTTTATACGTCTTCTAAGCGACAATAAGAGGCCCTGGATACTTGTGGTCTTGAATACGATTATCTACTTTTCTGCATTTTTTTCCGGAATTGCTTTCAAAATTACAAAAGATAATCTTTTTATAAGAGGCCCCTTGGGTTATTCATGTCACATTATTTGTGGTATATTACTGATATGGCATATTTATTTGACTTTAAAAAAATATAGAAGCGAGAAAAGAAGACTAAATTATATTCCTATAACAGTAACGCTGATTATTATTTTAGGGGCTATTGCTGACAGTGTATCAAATTTTGATGCACGTATATCTTTTTTAACTGTTTCCGTGGTAACAGGTTCGCTATTTTATTACATATGGCTGCACCTGAGATTTGTTAGAGAACATGAAAAAGCTATTGAAAATGAGAGACGCATAGAAATAATGATGTCACAGATTCAGCCTCATTTCATGTTTAATACACTTTCTACAATTCAGGCACTGTGCCTTACGGATCCTAAAAAAGCATTTTCAACGGCAGAAAAATTTGGAACCTATTTAAGAAACAATATCGGCTCACTCGATAAAAATGAACTTGTACCTTTTGATAAGGAATTTGAACATACCAGAGTATATATCGAGATAGAGACCATAAGATTTCCGAATATCAAGGTTGATTATGATATTGAGGAGGAAGATTTTGAGCTTCCCGCACTTACTCTGCAGCCTATTGTTGAAAATGCAATAAGGCATGGAGTGAGGATCAGAAAGAACGGTAGTATCTGGATAACGGTTAAAAGAGAGAATAATTTCAACTTGATCTGTGTGCAGGATAATGGAAAAGGATTTGACCTGGAAGCTTATGAAAAAAGTGACGAGATGCACTATGGACTTAAGACCATTCGTGACAGAGTTGAAAATCTATGTAATGGTGA
- a CDS encoding PP2C family protein-serine/threonine phosphatase has protein sequence MLPRKFPPFPDRTEFDIFATMNPAKEVGGDFYDFFFIDKDHLALVIADVSGKGVPAALFMVIAKTLIKTRTLAGDTPSEILHDVNNQLCEGNEEEFFVTVWLSVIDVTTGKGIAANAGHEHPILRHKGEDYTPAIYKHNVPLGMMSDLKFDEHNFELLPGDSLFVYTDGVTEAENKEHELFGMERTVMALNKNKSDNPEEIIGTVKDEIKSFVNDADQFDDITMISFFYKG, from the coding sequence ATGCTTCCACGCAAATTTCCGCCTTTCCCGGACAGAACGGAATTTGATATTTTTGCAACCATGAATCCCGCAAAAGAAGTGGGTGGAGATTTTTATGACTTTTTCTTTATAGATAAAGATCATCTTGCACTCGTAATTGCCGATGTTTCAGGTAAAGGAGTGCCGGCTGCCCTTTTTATGGTAATTGCCAAAACACTTATAAAGACCAGGACTTTAGCCGGAGATACTCCTTCAGAGATTCTTCATGATGTTAATAATCAGCTTTGTGAAGGGAATGAAGAAGAATTCTTTGTAACGGTATGGCTTTCTGTTATTGATGTTACAACAGGTAAAGGCATAGCAGCAAATGCAGGGCACGAGCACCCGATACTAAGACATAAAGGAGAAGATTATACTCCGGCAATTTATAAACATAATGTTCCTCTTGGAATGATGAGTGATTTGAAATTTGATGAGCATAATTTCGAACTTTTGCCCGGCGATAGTTTATTCGTTTATACTGACGGTGTAACGGAAGCTGAAAATAAAGAACATGAACTGTTTGGAATGGAAAGGACTGTTATGGCTCTTAACAAAAATAAGAGTGATAATCCTGAAGAGATAATCGGGACTGTAAAAGATGAAATCAAATCATTTGTTAATGATGCAGATCAGTTTGATGATATTACCATGATATCTTTCTTCTATAAGGGCTGA
- a CDS encoding HAMP domain-containing protein — protein sequence MAEYKSYNDRFKISVFWEIIIYFLLGTLIIGAVSYISITNMSSHTVLEQREKMATNIFDDIDAYLDEYDNMDLVFDYWIKNSQIMDVEYESDEATNDKIRTFFDRNSGFSLLDATRDDIENLPEEDRKLLTEIVFNRILLRINQIKTSYKVDYVYIMAADENLKKGIFLVSGNDGKMTRSSNFGDAYTLGTTVSLSDEQVRTLTDSLKNTYSLAGSEGYVDTYKTYMNIPGYHIFLGIAYQTSDVKVEIKEETSKSTFRVVLFQLIFAVISLALIQRNVLRPLEKVQKSIESYDKKKDSAEVVDKLSNIHLGNEIGKLADSFSKMVLTVDQVYR from the coding sequence ATGGCAGAGTATAAGTCCTATAATGATAGGTTTAAAATAAGTGTCTTTTGGGAAATAATTATCTATTTTCTTTTGGGAACACTCATAATAGGCGCTGTATCATATATATCCATTACTAATATGTCCTCGCATACTGTTCTTGAGCAGAGAGAAAAAATGGCTACAAACATCTTTGATGACATAGATGCTTATCTTGACGAGTACGATAATATGGACCTTGTATTTGATTATTGGATAAAAAACAGCCAAATTATGGATGTTGAATACGAATCCGATGAAGCAACAAATGATAAGATTCGTACTTTTTTTGATAGAAACAGCGGATTTTCACTCTTGGATGCAACAAGAGATGATATTGAAAATTTACCGGAAGAAGACAGAAAACTACTTACAGAGATCGTTTTTAACAGAATATTGCTACGTATAAATCAGATAAAAACTTCCTATAAAGTTGATTATGTTTATATCATGGCTGCTGATGAAAATTTGAAAAAAGGAATCTTTCTTGTCAGCGGTAATGACGGGAAAATGACAAGAAGCAGTAATTTTGGAGATGCATATACTCTGGGAACAACTGTAAGCTTGTCTGACGAACAGGTAAGAACATTAACAGATTCATTAAAAAACACTTATAGTCTGGCAGGTTCTGAAGGGTATGTAGATACTTATAAGACATATATGAATATTCCGGGATATCATATTTTTTTGGGAATAGCTTATCAGACATCAGATGTTAAAGTGGAAATAAAAGAAGAAACCTCAAAAAGTACTTTCAGAGTAGTTCTTTTTCAGCTGATTTTTGCTGTTATTTCTCTTGCGCTCATTCAGAGAAATGTTTTAAGACCTCTTGAAAAAGTACAAAAGAGCATTGAATCTTATGATAAGAAAAAGGATAGCGCAGAAGTTGTTGATAAGCTATCTAATATTCATCTTGGCAATGAAATAGGTAAACTTGCAGACAGCTTTTCTAAAATGGTACTGACGGTGGATCAAGTATATCGATGA
- a CDS encoding ATP-binding cassette domain-containing protein, whose amino-acid sequence MGWFEDQIKERNKRDQEAFEYSMEKLVRAVIGQRGSIADDDRLYTSEVIRNILTFFGCKNTDIPSNIDNLEEELEYSLQPNGIMRRKVELTKGWSFDGTGLMLGFFEEDKSAVLLIPRNTSGYYYRDRVTGRKIKVKKHDEKLFSKEAYVFYKPLPLRKLDMSDLISFMTHCITPGDVVSATFASFMVVFLGMLIPLFVRILTGPVLDSGNMRFLLSTALVIGTTVITTQLINTIKSLLLFRVETKMSAQVEAAVMMRIMSLPASFFREFSSGELAKREQSIEQVCSLLISNVFSTILAAIMSLFYIYQVFIITPVLFMPAITIVLLVFVIVLFASLLQTHVNKKLMKASAEGMGITYGLISGIQKIKLAGAEKRAFAKWTEQFAQKAQCLYNPPFFLKINNCLVTAVLLFGNVVLYDLAARNHVSQSDFYAFNVAFGQVMAAFVALANIASSIAQIRPAMEMAGPILNAEPEVYSENEVIERLSGSIELNNVSFRYDNSMPYIINNLSLKIKAGEYVAIVGETGCGKSTLVRLLLGFEKPEKGAIYYDKKAINSIDLKSLRKKIGVVLQNSSLIQGDIFSNITISAPSLTLEEAWEAAEIAGMGDAIRNMPMGMHTIISEGHGGISGGQKQRIMIARAIAPKPKILIFDEATSALDNITQKKVSDALDGLNCTRIVIAHRLSTIKNCDRILLLKDGKIAEEGSFEELVEKKGYFAELVKRQLA is encoded by the coding sequence ATGGGCTGGTTTGAAGATCAGATAAAAGAAAGAAATAAAAGAGACCAGGAAGCTTTTGAATACTCAATGGAAAAGCTGGTAAGAGCTGTCATTGGTCAAAGGGGAAGTATAGCTGATGATGACCGTCTTTATACTTCTGAAGTTATCAGGAATATTCTGACCTTTTTTGGCTGCAAAAATACTGATATTCCGTCAAATATTGATAATCTGGAAGAAGAACTTGAGTATTCGCTTCAACCGAATGGAATAATGAGAAGAAAGGTTGAGCTAACTAAAGGCTGGAGTTTTGATGGTACAGGTCTTATGCTTGGTTTTTTTGAAGAGGATAAGTCTGCTGTTTTACTGATTCCGAGAAACACGTCAGGATATTATTACAGAGACAGAGTAACGGGCAGGAAAATAAAAGTAAAAAAGCATGATGAAAAGCTCTTTTCTAAGGAAGCTTATGTATTTTATAAGCCACTTCCGCTGCGAAAGCTTGATATGTCAGATCTGATTTCTTTTATGACACATTGTATTACTCCGGGAGATGTTGTTTCAGCCACATTTGCGTCCTTTATGGTTGTCTTTTTGGGAATGCTTATCCCTCTGTTTGTCAGAATTCTTACGGGTCCGGTTCTTGATTCCGGTAATATGAGATTTTTGCTTAGCACAGCTCTTGTAATAGGAACAACTGTTATAACTACACAGCTTATCAATACAATAAAATCACTGCTGTTGTTCAGGGTTGAAACGAAAATGTCTGCTCAGGTTGAAGCCGCTGTTATGATGCGGATTATGTCACTTCCAGCATCTTTTTTCAGGGAGTTCAGTTCTGGCGAGCTTGCTAAAAGAGAACAGAGTATAGAACAGGTTTGTTCACTTCTCATAAGTAATGTTTTTTCAACAATACTTGCCGCTATAATGTCTCTTTTTTATATTTACCAGGTATTTATCATTACACCGGTATTATTTATGCCGGCTATTACGATTGTGTTATTAGTTTTCGTTATTGTTCTTTTTGCATCGTTGTTGCAAACGCATGTTAATAAAAAACTGATGAAAGCTTCTGCGGAAGGTATGGGAATTACATATGGCCTTATCAGCGGAATTCAAAAGATAAAGCTTGCAGGTGCGGAAAAAAGAGCTTTTGCCAAGTGGACGGAGCAGTTTGCACAGAAAGCGCAATGCTTATATAATCCTCCTTTCTTTTTAAAGATAAATAATTGTCTTGTTACAGCTGTTTTGCTTTTTGGAAATGTAGTTTTGTATGATCTTGCGGCAAGAAATCATGTCAGTCAGTCAGATTTCTATGCTTTTAATGTAGCATTTGGACAGGTGATGGCAGCATTTGTTGCTCTTGCAAATATAGCATCATCGATTGCACAGATAAGGCCTGCAATGGAAATGGCAGGACCTATACTAAACGCAGAACCTGAAGTTTACTCTGAAAATGAAGTTATAGAAAGGCTATCGGGAAGCATAGAACTTAATAATGTAAGCTTTAGATATGACAATTCGATGCCATACATAATAAATAATCTTTCACTTAAAATCAAAGCAGGAGAATACGTTGCCATAGTAGGTGAAACAGGATGCGGTAAGAGTACGCTTGTAAGACTTCTTCTTGGTTTTGAAAAACCGGAGAAAGGAGCAATTTATTATGACAAAAAGGCTATTAACAGTATTGACCTTAAATCTCTTAGAAAAAAGATAGGTGTTGTTTTACAAAACAGTTCACTCATTCAGGGCGATATTTTTTCAAACATTACAATATCCGCACCATCTCTTACTCTTGAAGAAGCGTGGGAAGCAGCGGAAATAGCAGGTATGGGCGATGCTATACGAAATATGCCAATGGGAATGCATACGATAATAAGTGAAGGGCATGGCGGAATTTCCGGCGGCCAGAAGCAGAGAATAATGATTGCCAGAGCAATTGCTCCAAAGCCAAAGATACTGATTTTTGATGAAGCTACAAGTGCTTTGGATAATATTACTCAGAAAAAAGTCTCTGATGCTCTTGATGGACTTAATTGTACCAGAATTGTAATTGCTCACAGATTAAGTACCATTAAAAATTGTGACAGGATACTTCTTTTGAAAGATGGAAAAATTGCAGAAGAGGGGAGCTTTGAGGAGCTTGTAGAAAAAAAAGGATATTTTGCTGAACTTGTAAAAAGGCAGTTGGCTTAG
- a CDS encoding NHLP family bacteriocin export ABC transporter peptidase/permease/ATPase subunit: MNKKVKNPVKNGVAKVPVIMQMEAVECGAASLCMIMAFYSMWVPLERVRVDCGVSRDGSNAKYILKAARNYGFDAKGYRFEIDEIKRDGIFPCIIHWNLDHFVVLKGFKNGYAYINDPARGDVRITMEEFDTSFTGIVLQIVPGEGFVPTGNKKSMAEYASKRLKGAKTAMALVAVTGIISYMIGVINPVMTRVFMDRLLTGINRTWLGPFIFLMVILATLQIISELITRIYFLKISGKMACVGATTYMWKVLKLPIEFFSQRMAGDIIMREEVNETIAATLVDTVAPLFLHSVMMIVYLFVMLRYSYPLTIIGLSAIFINLIVARYVSEKRVNLTRVRMRDEGKLLSATISGIEMAETIKSSGAENGFFQKWTGYQASVLAQNVKYSVLESYLGVIPPLLTSLANYVVLILGVFFAMRGQFTVGMILAFQGFLSSFMEPANMLINSGQAIFEMRTDMERISDVMDYPEDDIFDEKFGLESEEGEFSKLTGNVEIKNLSFGYCKLKDPLIEDFSLEIKPGERIAIVGKSGCGKSTMAGLISGLYKPWSGEILFDGKRINEISKGVFKGSVSVASQDVELFEDTVENNIKMWDESIEDFEMILAARDAGIHEKIISRPSGYRSKLLEGGKDMSGGERQRIEIARVLARDPSIIILDEATSALDAKTENEVVNAIKNRGITCIVIAHRLSTIRDCDDILVMDNGKVVERGTHDELIKLDGFYKNLVTVE; this comes from the coding sequence ATGAATAAAAAAGTAAAAAATCCTGTAAAGAACGGAGTTGCAAAGGTTCCGGTAATAATGCAGATGGAGGCTGTTGAGTGTGGGGCTGCAAGCCTTTGTATGATCATGGCTTTTTACAGTATGTGGGTTCCGCTTGAAAGAGTCAGGGTAGACTGCGGTGTTTCAAGAGATGGGTCCAATGCAAAATATATATTAAAGGCAGCCAGAAACTATGGCTTTGATGCTAAAGGTTACAGATTTGAAATTGATGAGATAAAGCGGGATGGCATTTTTCCGTGTATAATACATTGGAATTTAGATCATTTTGTTGTTCTTAAGGGATTTAAAAACGGATATGCTTATATAAACGATCCGGCTCGCGGCGATGTCAGAATAACAATGGAGGAATTTGATACTTCATTTACAGGCATTGTTCTTCAGATAGTTCCCGGAGAGGGCTTTGTTCCTACAGGTAATAAAAAGAGCATGGCAGAATATGCTTCAAAAAGACTAAAGGGAGCAAAAACAGCAATGGCACTTGTCGCTGTTACAGGAATTATTTCCTATATGATTGGCGTGATAAATCCTGTCATGACCAGAGTCTTTATGGACAGACTTCTGACAGGGATAAACAGGACCTGGCTTGGACCGTTTATATTTCTCATGGTAATACTTGCAACTTTACAGATTATTAGTGAACTGATAACAAGAATTTACTTTTTGAAGATAAGCGGCAAAATGGCATGTGTTGGTGCAACAACATATATGTGGAAGGTATTGAAGCTTCCTATTGAATTCTTCTCTCAGAGAATGGCAGGGGATATTATTATGAGAGAAGAAGTAAATGAAACGATAGCAGCTACTTTGGTGGATACGGTTGCACCTTTATTTTTACATTCCGTAATGATGATAGTATATCTTTTCGTTATGCTAAGGTATAGCTACCCGCTTACGATAATAGGTCTTTCTGCGATATTTATCAATTTGATTGTTGCGAGATATGTATCAGAGAAAAGAGTAAATCTTACAAGAGTAAGGATGCGAGACGAGGGGAAATTACTCTCTGCAACAATTTCTGGAATTGAAATGGCCGAGACTATAAAGTCCTCAGGCGCGGAAAATGGTTTCTTTCAAAAATGGACCGGATATCAGGCATCAGTTCTTGCTCAAAATGTAAAATACAGTGTGCTTGAAAGCTATCTTGGCGTAATCCCGCCTCTTTTAACATCACTTGCTAATTATGTTGTTTTGATACTGGGTGTTTTCTTTGCTATGAGAGGTCAATTTACAGTCGGTATGATTTTGGCTTTTCAAGGATTTCTTTCGTCATTTATGGAACCAGCAAATATGCTTATAAACTCAGGCCAGGCTATTTTTGAAATGAGAACTGACATGGAACGCATAAGTGATGTGATGGATTATCCGGAAGATGATATTTTTGATGAAAAATTTGGACTTGAATCAGAAGAAGGAGAGTTTTCTAAGCTGACAGGAAATGTTGAAATCAAAAATCTTTCATTTGGCTATTGTAAATTAAAGGATCCTCTTATTGAAGATTTTTCTTTGGAAATAAAGCCCGGAGAAAGAATTGCCATTGTGGGAAAAAGCGGATGCGGTAAATCAACCATGGCAGGGCTTATATCAGGTTTGTATAAGCCCTGGAGCGGAGAAATATTATTTGATGGTAAAAGAATAAATGAAATAAGCAAAGGTGTATTTAAGGGCTCAGTATCGGTTGCCAGTCAGGATGTTGAGCTTTTTGAAGATACTGTAGAAAACAATATTAAAATGTGGGATGAATCAATCGAGGATTTTGAAATGATTCTTGCAGCTAGGGATGCCGGGATTCATGAAAAGATAATTTCCAGACCTTCCGGCTACAGATCAAAACTATTAGAGGGTGGAAAAGATATGTCCGGCGGAGAGAGGCAGCGTATTGAGATTGCCAGAGTTCTTGCCAGAGATCCTTCGATTATTATACTTGACGAGGCTACAAGTGCACTTGATGCAAAAACCGAAAATGAAGTTGTCAATGCTATAAAAAACAGAGGAATTACATGTATTGTCATAGCGCACAGACTATCTACCATAAGGGATTGTGATGATATTCTTGTTATGGACAACGGTAAGGTAGTCGAGAGAGGAACTCATGATGAGCTTATTAAGCTCGATGGCTTTTATAAAAATCTTGTAACTGTTGAATGA
- a CDS encoding putative polysaccharide biosynthesis protein yields the protein MSKKKSILVQGGILATAGIISKIIGLLYQAPFTGIVGDEGNGYYSTAYYIYSIVLLISSYSIPSAMSKIISQRLAVHEYRNAQRIFHCALIYVCIVGAVGSLIAFFGAPLFVDGYSIPVLRVFSPFIFIFGPLGVLRGYFQAHRTMIPTSISQLVEQFLNAFVSVGGAYLLVNLALSKGSDESTRAMYGAIGGALGTGSGVVIALIFMLFVYNANRDAVKRKVIHDHHKDLGYREIFILILMIVTPFILSTFIYNLSTTLNSTLFSKIMTYNRGIPHNEVVTRFGVFSRKAMNITNFPIAIASAGAATIMPSVSTYYAQKNYERTAQMVERVYRLINMIAIPSAVGLFALSEPIIMLLFPQKSTLHEAGVLMQFLAITVVFYSLSTVSNAILQGIGRVNAPVINAAIALVIQTIVLTLLLLFTNLGNKALAIVTILYSLLMCILNEYSISKALDVKQDIKKMYIIPFAVSVVMGTMAFLVYRLFSIFVGKVLENEYFTNLICVAVAMFIAVLIYAVGMVRTKGVTEEELLQFPKGYKLVGILKKTHIIK from the coding sequence ATGAGTAAGAAAAAAAGTATTTTAGTTCAAGGTGGTATACTAGCAACCGCCGGTATTATATCAAAAATAATAGGCCTCTTATATCAGGCTCCTTTTACCGGAATTGTAGGTGATGAAGGAAATGGATATTACAGCACGGCATATTATATTTATTCAATTGTACTACTGATTTCTTCATACAGCATTCCCTCTGCGATGAGTAAGATAATATCGCAGAGACTTGCTGTACATGAATACAGAAACGCACAGCGAATTTTTCACTGTGCGCTTATTTATGTTTGTATCGTAGGCGCAGTAGGAAGTTTGATTGCGTTTTTTGGTGCACCTTTGTTTGTTGACGGATATTCGATTCCGGTTTTACGTGTGTTTTCACCATTTATATTTATTTTCGGTCCTCTGGGTGTGCTTAGGGGGTATTTTCAGGCGCATAGAACAATGATACCTACAAGTATTTCTCAGCTTGTAGAACAGTTCCTGAATGCGTTTGTTTCTGTTGGAGGTGCATACTTACTGGTTAATCTTGCGCTCTCAAAAGGGAGTGATGAATCAACCAGAGCAATGTATGGCGCTATAGGAGGTGCACTCGGAACGGGATCCGGTGTTGTTATAGCACTTATTTTCATGCTGTTTGTTTATAATGCGAACAGGGATGCTGTAAAAAGAAAGGTTATTCATGATCATCATAAAGATCTTGGATACAGAGAAATATTCATACTTATTCTGATGATTGTGACGCCGTTTATTTTAAGTACATTTATATACAATTTATCGACAACACTTAATTCTACTCTGTTTTCCAAAATTATGACTTACAACAGAGGAATACCGCATAACGAGGTTGTTACCAGATTTGGTGTATTTTCAAGAAAGGCTATGAATATCACCAATTTCCCAATAGCAATAGCTTCAGCAGGAGCGGCTACCATAATGCCAAGTGTTTCAACCTATTATGCGCAGAAGAATTATGAAAGAACAGCTCAAATGGTTGAACGGGTTTACCGATTGATAAATATGATAGCAATTCCTTCAGCTGTGGGACTTTTTGCTTTATCGGAACCAATAATCATGCTGCTGTTTCCTCAAAAGTCTACCCTTCATGAGGCTGGGGTACTTATGCAGTTTTTGGCGATCACTGTTGTATTTTATTCCCTTTCAACAGTAAGTAATGCCATACTACAGGGAATAGGAAGAGTAAATGCGCCGGTAATAAATGCCGCTATAGCACTGGTGATTCAGACTATAGTTCTTACATTACTTTTGCTTTTTACAAATCTTGGCAACAAGGCACTGGCAATTGTAACTATTTTGTATTCACTACTCATGTGCATACTAAATGAATATTCTATTTCAAAAGCCTTGGATGTTAAACAGGATATCAAAAAAATGTATATTATTCCCTTTGCGGTTTCAGTGGTTATGGGAACCATGGCGTTTTTAGTGTATAGATTGTTTTCGATATTTGTCGGAAAAGTGCTTGAAAATGAATACTTCACAAATCTTATATGTGTTGCTGTTGCAATGTTTATTGCTGTTCTTATCTATGCAGTAGGAATGGTCAGGACAAAAGGTGTAACTGAAGAAGAATTGTTGCAATTTCCTAAAGGATATAAGCTTGTTGGCATATTGAAAAAAACGCATATTATTAAATAA
- the glgA gene encoding glycogen synthase GlgA, whose amino-acid sequence MKNILFVASEGVPFIKTGGLADVVGSLPKDIDKRYFDVRVILPKYTCMAQEMKDKLEYVSNFYMDFHWKSEYVGIFHAEVDGVHYYFIDNEYFFGGMAPYGGDVIWEIEKFTFFSKAALSILPVIGFRPDIIHCHDWQTGLIPVYLKERFQGNEFFRGIKSIMTIHNLKFQGKWDAKDVQDITGLPDYYFTPDKLGYYKDANLLKGGIVYADAITTVSSTYADEIKTEFYGEGLDGLLRARSHDLRGIVNGIDYTDFNPETDKFLEHPFNAINFRKEKSKNKRALQRELNLPEDDKIMMIGIISRLTDQKGFDLIAYVLDELCQDAIQIVVLGTGEEQYENMFRHFAWKYSDKVSANIYYSNPLSHKIYAASDAFLMPSLFEPCGLSQLMALRYGSIPIVRQTGGLKDTVEPYNQYESTGTGFGFLNYNAHEMMNTVREAERVFYDNKREWNKMIDRAMAANFSWEVSAAKYQEMYDWLRP is encoded by the coding sequence ATGAAGAACATTCTATTTGTAGCATCGGAAGGTGTACCATTTATTAAAACCGGCGGATTGGCAGACGTTGTCGGATCCTTACCGAAAGACATTGATAAGAGATATTTTGATGTAAGGGTTATTCTTCCAAAATATACCTGTATGGCGCAGGAAATGAAGGATAAATTGGAATACGTTTCCAATTTTTATATGGATTTTCATTGGAAAAGTGAATATGTTGGCATTTTTCATGCTGAAGTTGATGGAGTACATTACTATTTTATCGATAATGAGTACTTCTTTGGTGGTATGGCACCATACGGCGGAGATGTTATATGGGAGATAGAGAAGTTTACATTTTTCAGTAAGGCTGCTCTTTCAATTCTTCCCGTAATAGGCTTCAGACCAGACATCATTCATTGTCATGACTGGCAGACCGGACTTATTCCTGTTTATCTTAAGGAAAGATTCCAGGGGAATGAGTTTTTCCGTGGAATTAAGTCGATAATGACTATTCACAATCTTAAGTTCCAGGGAAAATGGGATGCTAAGGATGTGCAGGATATAACAGGTCTTCCGGATTATTATTTTACACCGGATAAACTCGGATATTACAAGGATGCCAATCTCTTAAAGGGTGGTATTGTTTATGCTGATGCAATTACAACTGTAAGCAGTACATATGCTGATGAAATCAAAACCGAGTTTTACGGTGAAGGACTGGATGGATTATTAAGAGCCAGAAGCCATGACCTTAGAGGTATTGTAAACGGTATTGATTATACTGATTTCAATCCGGAAACAGATAAATTCCTTGAGCATCCGTTTAATGCAATTAATTTCCGTAAAGAAAAGTCAAAGAACAAGAGAGCTCTTCAGAGAGAATTAAACCTTCCTGAAGATGATAAGATAATGATGATTGGTATTATTTCAAGACTTACCGATCAGAAGGGCTTTGATCTTATTGCTTATGTTCTTGATGAGCTTTGCCAGGATGCAATACAGATTGTTGTTCTTGGTACGGGTGAAGAACAATACGAGAATATGTTCAGACATTTTGCATGGAAATATTCTGATAAAGTTTCTGCGAACATTTATTATTCAAATCCGTTATCACATAAGATTTATGCAGCATCAGATGCATTCCTTATGCCTTCTTTGTTTGAGCCTTGTGGCCTTTCACAGCTAATGGCATTAAGATACGGATCAATCCCGATTGTAAGACAGACGGGAGGACTTAAAGATACAGTTGAGCCATATAATCAGTATGAGAGCACAGGAACCGGTTTTGGATTCCTTAACTATAATGCTCATGAGATGATGAATACCGTTCGCGAGGCTGAGAGAGTATTTTATGATAATAAGCGCGAATGGAATAAGATGATAGATCGTGCAATGGCAGCAAACTTCTCATGGGAGGTTTCAGCAGCCAAATATCAGGAGATGTACGATTGGCTAAGACCATAA